One window from the genome of Microbulbifer sp. ALW1 encodes:
- a CDS encoding PhzF family phenazine biosynthesis protein, with product MQLPIYQADAFTLELFKGNPAAYVPLTRWLDDALLQQIAAENNLAETAYTVPAGNGFELRWFTPGEEVPLCGHATLVTAHLLWTELGFTDEEIHFFTRSGELVVRRDGEQLALDFPVQTNRDIPVVDAFTLALGTEPLRALEVAGSDDQLLLEFASAEVVAGLDPDMRAAAKLPYKGLICTAPGEGFDCDFVSRFFAPAIGIDEDPVTGSAHTRLVPFWAEKLDKTALKARQISPRGGELDCELKGDRVIMRGRAVTYLRGQITL from the coding sequence ATGCAACTGCCCATCTATCAGGCTGACGCCTTCACCTTAGAACTCTTCAAAGGCAACCCTGCCGCCTACGTACCGCTTACCCGCTGGCTCGACGACGCGCTACTGCAACAGATCGCCGCCGAGAACAATCTCGCCGAAACCGCCTACACCGTGCCCGCTGGCAACGGCTTTGAACTGCGCTGGTTTACGCCCGGCGAAGAAGTCCCCCTGTGCGGCCACGCCACCCTGGTAACCGCCCACCTGCTGTGGACGGAACTGGGCTTTACCGACGAAGAGATCCACTTTTTTACCCGCAGCGGAGAGCTGGTGGTGCGCCGGGACGGCGAGCAGCTGGCGCTGGACTTTCCCGTCCAGACCAATCGGGATATCCCTGTCGTCGATGCGTTCACCCTGGCACTGGGCACAGAGCCTCTCCGTGCACTCGAAGTTGCCGGCTCAGATGACCAGCTGCTACTCGAGTTCGCTTCCGCGGAAGTTGTCGCCGGGCTCGACCCCGATATGCGTGCAGCGGCAAAGCTGCCCTACAAAGGCCTGATCTGTACCGCCCCCGGGGAGGGATTCGACTGCGATTTCGTCAGCCGCTTTTTCGCCCCCGCCATCGGCATCGACGAAGATCCGGTTACCGGTTCCGCACACACGCGGTTGGTGCCCTTCTGGGCCGAGAAACTCGACAAAACCGCATTGAAAGCCAGACAGATTTCCCCCCGTGGTGGCGAGCTGGATTGTGAATTGAAAGGTGATCGCGTGATCATGCGCGGCCGTGCGGTGACTTACCTGCGCGGGCAGATCACCCTGTAA
- a CDS encoding inorganic phosphate transporter has protein sequence MDIIAQYGHIFLILACVFGFFMAWGVGANDVANAMGTSVGSRALTIKQAIIIAMIFEFAGAYLAGGEVTSTIRKGIISPDLFNDKPELLVYGMLSALLAAGTWLMIASILGWPVSTTHSIVGAIVGFSAVGISVDAVAWAKVASIVASWVVSPVLAGTISFLLFRSVQRLILNTEDPFSNAKRYIPMYMFAVGWMISMVTLTKGLKHVFKDAGISLSFWQDALIAGVMGLVVMGVGIALLKRIKRDPAMEKDNRFANVERVFAILMIFTACAMAFAHGSNDVANAVGPLAAVVNTVQQGAVTAKAVMPPWILLLGGAGIVVGLATYGFKVMATIGRKITELTPSRGFAAELGAASTVVLASGTGLPISTTHTLVGAVLGVGLARGIGALNLRMITTIAASWIVTLPAGAGLAILFFFFFKGVFGW, from the coding sequence ATGGATATCATTGCTCAGTACGGCCATATCTTCCTGATCCTGGCCTGTGTTTTCGGTTTCTTCATGGCCTGGGGTGTGGGTGCCAACGACGTCGCCAACGCCATGGGCACCTCGGTGGGCTCCCGCGCACTGACCATCAAACAGGCGATCATCATCGCCATGATCTTCGAATTCGCCGGCGCCTACCTGGCCGGTGGCGAGGTTACCTCCACCATCCGCAAGGGCATCATCTCCCCAGACCTGTTCAACGATAAACCGGAACTGCTGGTGTACGGCATGCTGTCGGCACTGCTGGCGGCGGGTACCTGGCTGATGATTGCCAGTATCCTCGGCTGGCCGGTGTCCACCACCCACTCCATTGTCGGTGCCATTGTCGGTTTCTCTGCCGTGGGTATCTCCGTGGACGCGGTGGCCTGGGCCAAGGTCGCGAGCATCGTTGCCAGCTGGGTGGTATCGCCGGTGCTCGCAGGCACCATTTCCTTCCTGCTGTTCAGGAGCGTGCAGCGACTGATCCTCAATACCGAGGATCCCTTCAGCAACGCCAAGCGCTACATCCCCATGTATATGTTTGCGGTGGGCTGGATGATCTCCATGGTGACCCTCACCAAGGGCCTCAAGCACGTATTCAAAGACGCCGGCATTTCCCTTTCCTTCTGGCAGGACGCGCTGATTGCCGGCGTTATGGGCCTGGTGGTGATGGGTGTAGGTATCGCTCTGCTGAAGCGCATCAAGCGCGACCCGGCAATGGAAAAAGACAACCGCTTCGCCAACGTGGAGCGCGTGTTCGCCATTCTGATGATCTTCACCGCCTGTGCCATGGCCTTTGCCCACGGCTCCAACGACGTGGCCAACGCGGTAGGCCCGCTGGCGGCGGTCGTAAACACCGTGCAACAGGGTGCGGTCACTGCCAAGGCGGTAATGCCACCGTGGATCCTGCTGCTGGGTGGTGCCGGTATCGTCGTCGGTCTCGCCACCTATGGTTTCAAGGTTATGGCGACCATCGGCCGCAAGATCACCGAGCTGACTCCGAGCCGCGGTTTCGCTGCCGAGCTGGGCGCGGCCTCTACCGTGGTGCTCGCCTCCGGCACCGGCCTGCCCATCTCCACCACCCACACCCTGGTGGGTGCGGTACTGGGGGTTGGCCTGGCACGAGGAATCGGCGCACTCAACCTGCGCATGATCACCACCATTGCCGCCTCCTGGATCGTCACCCTGCCCGCGGGCGCGGGTCTGGCGATTCTGTTCTTCTTCTTCTTCAAGGGCGTCTTTGGCTGGTAA
- a CDS encoding TIGR00153 family protein: MPLSNIANLFGRSPIKPIKEHMATAHKASADLVPFFEALMQGDFSTAKTVQQRISASENRADDIKKDLRLHLPDSLFMPVSRTDLLELLHAQDKVANKAQDIAGLAIGRQMEIPASMHAMMSTFVESAVAASAQALTAINELDELLESGFAGREVDIAQRMTEELDDLERKSDKLEVEVRASLFKMEKGLPPVDVIFLYRIIEWVGDLADEAHGVGNRLQLLLAR; encoded by the coding sequence ATGCCCCTGTCCAATATCGCCAACCTGTTCGGCCGCTCGCCGATCAAGCCGATCAAGGAGCACATGGCGACTGCCCACAAGGCGTCAGCGGATCTGGTGCCCTTCTTTGAAGCCCTCATGCAAGGGGACTTCAGCACTGCCAAAACCGTACAACAGCGCATTTCCGCCAGCGAGAACCGCGCCGACGACATCAAAAAAGACCTGCGTCTGCACCTGCCGGACAGCCTGTTTATGCCGGTCTCCCGCACCGACCTGCTGGAACTGCTGCACGCCCAGGACAAAGTGGCCAACAAGGCCCAGGATATCGCCGGGCTGGCCATTGGTCGCCAGATGGAGATCCCGGCCTCCATGCACGCCATGATGAGCACCTTCGTGGAAAGCGCCGTGGCCGCTTCCGCCCAGGCACTTACCGCCATCAACGAACTGGATGAACTGCTGGAGTCTGGCTTCGCCGGACGCGAGGTGGACATCGCCCAGCGCATGACCGAAGAGCTCGATGACCTGGAGCGCAAGTCCGACAAGCTCGAAGTGGAAGTGCGCGCCTCTCTGTTCAAAATGGAGAAAGGGCTGCCGCCAGTAGACGTGATTTTCCTCTATCGGATCATCGAGTGGGTCGGCGACCTGGCCGATGAGGCCCACGGTGTGGGCAACCGATTGCAACTGTTGCTCGCACGTTAA
- a CDS encoding GspE/PulE family protein, producing the protein MAVGTGVRGADRVLDLPGLLEDLVSQGYISRLDANRLIGTPRTAEQAQMHPLSYIASCELQNQKKPGRVLDAAVLTQWLADTSSHGLYHIDPLKVHVASVTEVMSFQFAKRHQILCVEASKEMLLVATAQPYTSGWEEQLEHTSGRTVQRVVADPADIKRYCTEFYSLANSISGASGLKGSSGANNFEQLLELGNLKDPEANDQHIVNIVDWLLQHAFDQRASDIHIEPRRDVGRIRFRIDGVLHPIHELPDQVNAAITSRLKILGRMNVAEKRKPQDGRIKTKRPDGSEVELRLSTLPTAFGEKLVMRIFDPEVLARSYTDLGLAGDDLARWQTMLARPNGIVLVTGPTGSGKTTTLYTALKQLASTEVNVSTIEDPIEMVEDSFNQTQVHHSIGLDFAAGIRTLMRQDPDIIMVGEIRDLETAQMAVQAALTGHLVISTLHTNDAPTAVTRLLDLGLPHYLLKSTVLGVMAQRLVRTLCPSCKRKAEVSDEDWQALVKPWKAPKPEVVYQPEGCLDCRNTGYRGRQGIYEILPFTEGVQALVTHDCDLQLVRRQGMREGMNSLRLSGARKVAAGITTVQEVLRVAPPPDISF; encoded by the coding sequence ATGGCTGTAGGCACAGGGGTGAGAGGCGCGGACCGGGTTCTCGACTTGCCGGGGTTACTGGAAGACCTGGTGAGCCAGGGTTATATCAGCCGCCTGGACGCCAATCGCCTGATTGGCACCCCGCGCACGGCCGAGCAGGCACAGATGCACCCGCTCAGCTATATCGCCAGCTGTGAGCTGCAGAACCAGAAGAAGCCGGGCAGGGTGCTGGATGCGGCTGTCCTGACCCAGTGGTTGGCGGATACCTCCTCCCACGGCCTCTACCATATCGACCCGCTGAAAGTGCATGTGGCCTCGGTCACCGAGGTCATGAGCTTCCAGTTTGCCAAGCGCCATCAGATACTCTGTGTGGAGGCCTCGAAAGAGATGCTGCTGGTGGCCACCGCCCAGCCCTATACCTCCGGCTGGGAAGAGCAACTGGAGCACACCAGCGGGCGCACCGTGCAGCGGGTGGTGGCGGACCCGGCGGATATCAAACGCTACTGCACCGAATTCTATTCCCTGGCCAACTCTATTTCCGGGGCCAGCGGGTTAAAGGGCAGTTCCGGTGCCAACAATTTCGAGCAGCTGCTGGAACTGGGTAATCTCAAGGACCCGGAGGCCAATGACCAGCACATCGTCAACATTGTGGACTGGTTGCTGCAGCACGCCTTTGATCAGCGCGCCAGTGATATCCACATAGAGCCGCGCCGGGATGTGGGCCGCATCCGCTTCCGCATCGACGGTGTGCTGCACCCGATTCACGAATTGCCGGACCAGGTCAACGCCGCCATCACCAGCCGCTTGAAGATCCTCGGGCGCATGAACGTGGCGGAAAAACGCAAACCCCAGGACGGACGCATCAAAACCAAGCGCCCCGATGGCAGCGAGGTGGAATTGCGCCTTTCCACCTTGCCCACGGCGTTCGGGGAAAAACTGGTGATGCGGATCTTCGATCCGGAAGTGCTGGCGCGCTCCTACACTGACCTGGGGCTCGCCGGCGACGACCTGGCGCGCTGGCAGACCATGTTGGCTCGCCCCAACGGTATCGTACTGGTCACCGGCCCCACCGGCTCTGGTAAAACCACCACCCTGTATACCGCGCTGAAGCAGCTGGCCTCCACCGAGGTAAATGTTTCCACCATCGAAGATCCCATTGAGATGGTGGAAGACAGCTTCAACCAGACCCAGGTGCACCACAGTATCGGTCTCGACTTTGCCGCGGGTATCCGCACCCTGATGCGTCAGGACCCGGACATCATCATGGTGGGGGAGATCCGCGACCTGGAAACCGCGCAGATGGCGGTACAGGCGGCGCTTACCGGCCACCTGGTGATCTCTACCCTGCACACCAACGATGCCCCTACCGCAGTGACGCGTCTGCTGGATCTCGGATTGCCCCACTATCTGCTCAAATCTACGGTACTCGGGGTAATGGCCCAGCGCCTGGTGCGCACCCTCTGCCCCAGCTGCAAGCGCAAGGCGGAGGTCAGTGACGAGGACTGGCAGGCACTGGTGAAACCCTGGAAGGCGCCCAAGCCCGAGGTGGTGTACCAGCCGGAGGGCTGTCTCGACTGCCGCAACACCGGCTACCGCGGCCGCCAGGGTATCTACGAAATACTGCCGTTCACCGAAGGAGTGCAGGCCCTGGTCACCCACGATTGCGATCTGCAGCTGGTGCGCCGGCAGGGGATGCGCGAGGGCATGAACAGTCTGCGGTTATCCGGTGCACGCAAGGTTGCCGCAGGTATCACCACCGTGCAGGAGGTGCTGCGGGTGGCACCGCCACCGGATATTTCTTTCTGA
- a CDS encoding PhzF family phenazine biosynthesis protein, which translates to MTLEYALLDVFADAPFQGTQIPVVKLPGTETSDASKMAIASEFQQTETVFIEPHKDVPACVFNSKGPQRFGAHTILAASYVAFEMGLTQDEGSFASFLLRQDEGLIESFIDKAEAGPGAIQFARVLSPTADRYTPEVSRLAAALNSDEKHISFSKYKPMVISVDRPTLIVPFTRPEHVIAASLNSERWAQLLGELYTSELFLFAPGSITGSTEFHGRLLNPNLPKEVFPPIGNVMPEFVAYLAEQQETAAGTHTFSIDRGSLETRKSILHAEFDKKPGKEVRCRIGGNVIKMGVGTLLHS; encoded by the coding sequence ATGACGCTTGAATACGCACTTCTGGATGTTTTCGCCGATGCCCCGTTTCAGGGTACCCAGATCCCGGTGGTAAAACTGCCGGGGACCGAAACCAGCGACGCTTCAAAAATGGCGATCGCCAGTGAATTCCAGCAAACCGAAACCGTATTTATCGAGCCGCACAAGGATGTACCGGCCTGTGTGTTTAATAGCAAGGGGCCGCAGCGCTTCGGCGCCCACACCATTCTCGCCGCCTCCTATGTGGCGTTCGAGATGGGATTGACCCAGGACGAAGGTAGTTTTGCTTCCTTCCTGCTGCGTCAGGACGAGGGGCTGATCGAAAGCTTTATCGATAAAGCGGAAGCCGGGCCGGGCGCCATCCAGTTTGCGCGGGTGCTTTCCCCCACCGCCGATCGCTACACGCCGGAAGTTAGTCGCCTAGCTGCGGCACTGAACAGCGACGAAAAACATATCTCGTTCAGCAAGTACAAACCGATGGTGATCAGTGTCGACAGGCCCACACTGATCGTGCCCTTCACCCGCCCGGAGCATGTGATTGCCGCCAGTCTCAACAGCGAACGCTGGGCGCAACTGCTGGGTGAACTCTACACCTCGGAGCTTTTCCTGTTTGCGCCCGGTTCCATCACTGGCAGTACAGAATTCCACGGCCGCCTGCTGAACCCCAACCTGCCGAAAGAGGTGTTCCCGCCGATTGGCAACGTCATGCCGGAGTTTGTGGCCTACCTTGCGGAACAGCAGGAAACCGCGGCGGGCACCCACACCTTCTCCATTGATCGCGGCAGCCTGGAAACCCGCAAAAGTATTCTGCACGCCGAGTTCGATAAAAAACCGGGCAAGGAAGTGCGCTGTCGAATCGGCGGCAATGTGATCAAGATGGGCGTGGGGACGCTGCTGCACTCCTGA
- the glnE gene encoding bifunctional [glutamate--ammonia ligase]-adenylyl-L-tyrosine phosphorylase/[glutamate--ammonia-ligase] adenylyltransferase encodes MSLFEHCPAPMANRAQQRWQQWCEAADASMVRQVETRLQSADATAHLVDALAHSLVGSDFFLQQCVRFPDLLALLLEQDDLGIPPIDLGALDSEESLERHLRQLRNRVNSEAIWRDFAGQWDIPQVCARLTQLAEMTIQAALDWHRAKMVERHGEPRDRDGNVQPMIVLGMGKLGARELNLSSDIDLIFAYPEPGESDGDQFEGKKTLENQAYFQRLGQRLIKTLDAVTADGFVFRVDMRLRPYGDSGPLVSHFAALEDYYQTQGREWERYAMIKARPVAAAGEAAAEACEELMELLRPFTYRRYIDFSVIEALREMKTLIQRQVRARGLIDNIKLGRGGIREVEFIAQAFQLIRGGREPDLRVRNILKVLPLLEQGGHLPQGAAAELRDAYLLLRRVEHGLQAERDQQTQTLPPEIERREHLAFALGYTNWQALEEKLVAARAVIEREFDEVIAPPEEATEITASDSWQMLWNGCERSEDRDSWLEQLHNAGFQPAAKALEAVVALHSDRIVSALPATGRQRLDQTMPLLLAAASEVSEPLLALERVTPLLRSILRRSAYLVLINENPPILAQLLRLCSASPWIAELLARHPILLDEMLDQRRLLEPSTAKDIADDLRQELLRVDPEDLEAQMEALRHFKQGQSLRIAAQEVTGALPLMKVSDSLTWLAEAILQQSLTLAWQQMTEKHGTPNGATAEDMHFSIVAYGKLGGLELGHGSDLDIVFVHDAEPQQYTDGERSIDNLSFYTRLAQRLIHILQTRTLSGPLYEVDTRLRPSGNSGLLVTSLTAFEKYQRESAWTWEHQALVRTRTVAGSVRLGEAFESLRTTLLCEARDEQKLREEVVQMRNKMRAHLDKSNDRQFDLKHGAGGIVDIEFMVQYAALAWAQRAPSIVRFTDNIRILESLIEAGLMPAHQAEHLIDAYKAYRSEGHRLALQQLPGVVSGDQFEAERKTVETTWQQLLG; translated from the coding sequence ATGTCGCTGTTCGAACACTGCCCCGCCCCCATGGCAAATCGTGCGCAGCAACGGTGGCAGCAGTGGTGTGAGGCGGCGGATGCGTCGATGGTGAGGCAGGTGGAAACTCGTCTGCAGAGCGCCGATGCCACCGCTCATCTCGTCGACGCCCTGGCGCACAGCCTGGTGGGTTCAGATTTTTTCCTGCAGCAGTGTGTGCGCTTCCCCGATCTGCTAGCGCTGCTGCTGGAGCAGGATGACCTGGGGATACCGCCCATTGACCTGGGAGCATTGGACAGCGAGGAGTCGCTGGAGCGGCACCTGCGCCAGCTGCGCAATCGCGTCAACAGCGAAGCCATCTGGCGGGATTTTGCCGGCCAGTGGGATATCCCCCAGGTGTGCGCCCGCCTCACCCAGCTGGCGGAAATGACGATTCAGGCAGCGCTGGATTGGCACCGGGCAAAGATGGTTGAGCGGCATGGCGAACCCCGCGACCGGGACGGCAATGTTCAGCCCATGATCGTGCTCGGCATGGGCAAGCTGGGTGCGCGCGAACTGAATTTATCCTCCGACATTGACCTGATTTTTGCCTACCCGGAGCCGGGCGAGAGTGACGGCGACCAGTTTGAAGGCAAGAAAACCCTGGAAAACCAGGCGTATTTTCAGCGCCTGGGCCAGCGACTGATCAAAACGCTGGATGCCGTCACCGCCGACGGCTTTGTATTCCGGGTGGATATGCGTTTGCGCCCTTACGGTGACAGCGGTCCCCTGGTAAGCCACTTTGCGGCACTGGAAGATTACTACCAGACCCAGGGGCGTGAGTGGGAGCGCTACGCCATGATCAAGGCGCGCCCGGTGGCGGCGGCCGGTGAAGCCGCGGCGGAAGCCTGCGAAGAATTGATGGAGCTGCTGCGACCCTTTACCTACCGCCGCTATATCGATTTCAGCGTGATCGAGGCGCTCAGGGAAATGAAAACCCTGATCCAGCGCCAGGTGCGCGCCCGCGGTCTGATCGACAATATCAAACTGGGCCGCGGCGGTATTCGTGAAGTGGAATTTATCGCCCAGGCTTTCCAGTTGATTCGCGGTGGTCGCGAGCCGGATCTGCGGGTGCGTAATATATTGAAAGTGCTGCCGCTGCTGGAGCAGGGCGGCCATTTACCGCAAGGCGCTGCCGCGGAGTTGCGCGATGCCTATCTGCTGTTGCGCCGGGTGGAGCACGGCCTGCAGGCGGAGCGCGACCAGCAAACGCAAACACTGCCGCCGGAAATCGAGCGTCGCGAACACCTGGCGTTTGCCCTCGGTTACACCAACTGGCAGGCGCTGGAAGAAAAACTGGTGGCGGCGCGCGCGGTCATCGAGCGCGAATTTGATGAGGTGATAGCGCCACCGGAAGAGGCAACGGAAATTACCGCTAGCGACAGCTGGCAGATGCTGTGGAATGGCTGCGAGCGCAGCGAAGACCGCGATAGCTGGCTCGAGCAATTACACAATGCCGGCTTTCAGCCCGCGGCCAAAGCGCTGGAAGCCGTGGTGGCTTTGCACAGCGATCGGATTGTCAGTGCGCTGCCCGCCACCGGCCGCCAGCGCCTGGACCAGACGATGCCGCTGTTGCTGGCCGCAGCTTCCGAAGTGAGTGAGCCCTTGCTGGCGCTGGAGCGGGTAACCCCCTTGCTGCGTTCTATTTTGCGCCGCAGTGCCTACCTGGTGCTGATCAATGAAAACCCGCCGATTCTGGCACAACTACTACGCCTGTGCAGCGCGTCACCGTGGATTGCCGAGCTATTGGCGCGCCACCCGATTTTATTAGATGAAATGCTCGACCAGCGCCGTCTGCTGGAGCCTTCCACGGCAAAAGATATTGCCGACGACCTGCGTCAGGAATTGCTGCGGGTGGATCCGGAAGACCTGGAAGCACAGATGGAAGCCCTGCGCCATTTCAAACAGGGCCAGAGCCTGCGTATTGCCGCCCAGGAAGTGACCGGCGCTTTGCCGTTGATGAAGGTAAGCGATTCACTGACGTGGCTGGCGGAGGCGATACTGCAGCAGTCGCTGACCCTGGCGTGGCAGCAGATGACGGAAAAACACGGAACGCCCAACGGCGCCACTGCCGAAGATATGCATTTTTCCATCGTCGCTTACGGCAAACTCGGTGGCCTGGAGCTGGGGCACGGCTCGGATCTGGATATCGTGTTTGTGCACGACGCCGAACCCCAGCAGTACACCGACGGCGAACGCTCCATCGACAATCTCAGCTTTTACACCCGACTCGCCCAGAGGCTGATCCATATCCTGCAGACCCGCACCCTGAGCGGTCCCCTGTACGAGGTGGATACGCGCCTCCGCCCGTCGGGCAACTCCGGTTTGCTGGTGACCTCACTGACAGCGTTTGAAAAGTATCAGCGCGAGAGCGCCTGGACCTGGGAACACCAGGCGCTGGTGCGCACACGCACCGTGGCTGGCAGTGTGCGCCTCGGAGAGGCGTTCGAATCCCTGCGCACAACGCTTTTATGTGAGGCGCGGGATGAGCAGAAATTGCGTGAAGAGGTGGTACAGATGCGCAATAAGATGCGTGCGCACCTCGATAAGAGCAATGATCGGCAATTCGATCTCAAGCACGGCGCGGGCGGTATTGTCGATATCGAATTTATGGTTCAATATGCCGCATTGGCCTGGGCGCAGCGCGCCCCATCAATCGTGCGATTTACCGATAATATTCGCATTCTTGAAAGCCTCATCGAGGCGGGCCTGATGCCGGCCCACCAAGCCGAGCATTTGATCGACGCCTACAAAGCCTACCGATCTGAAGGTCATCGCCTGGCATTACAACAGCTGCCGGGGGTTGTATCCGGTGACCAATTCGAAGCGGAAAGAAAGACCGTTGAAACAACTTGGCAGCAGTTACTGGGTTAA
- a CDS encoding branched-chain amino acid transaminase — MSFADRDGVIWFDGELVPWRDARIHVLTHTLHYGMGVFEGVRAYETADGGTSIFRLQEHTRRLCRSAKIMNMPMPYDAEQLNEAQRLVVRENGLKEAYLRPMAFYGSEGMGLRADKLQTHVIVAAWEWPSYMTPEARELGIKVNTSSYTRHHVNIAMCKAKANGNYINSMLALQEAIRNGCEEALLLDPEGYVAEGSGENFFLVSDGVIYTPELTSCLDGITRASVIQLAHECGYTVKEKRITRDEVYIADEAFFTGTAAEVLPIRMLDGRTIGEGRRGPVTKRLQQLYFDVVQGKSQAHLGWLSDVHETCAQVAASA, encoded by the coding sequence ATGTCTTTTGCCGATCGAGACGGCGTTATCTGGTTTGACGGTGAACTGGTTCCCTGGCGCGATGCCCGGATCCACGTTCTGACCCACACACTGCACTACGGAATGGGTGTTTTCGAAGGTGTGCGCGCCTACGAAACCGCCGATGGCGGCACCAGTATTTTCCGGCTGCAGGAGCATACCCGCCGCCTGTGCCGTTCCGCCAAAATCATGAACATGCCAATGCCGTACGATGCTGAGCAGCTGAATGAAGCCCAGCGTCTGGTGGTACGTGAGAATGGCCTCAAGGAAGCCTATCTGCGCCCCATGGCCTTTTACGGTTCCGAGGGCATGGGCCTGCGCGCGGACAAGCTGCAGACCCACGTGATTGTCGCCGCCTGGGAGTGGCCGAGCTATATGACCCCGGAAGCCCGCGAGCTGGGCATCAAGGTCAATACGTCTTCTTACACCCGCCACCATGTGAATATCGCCATGTGTAAGGCGAAGGCCAACGGCAACTACATCAACTCCATGCTGGCGCTGCAGGAAGCCATTCGCAACGGCTGTGAAGAGGCCCTGCTGTTGGACCCGGAAGGATATGTAGCGGAAGGCAGTGGTGAGAACTTCTTCCTGGTAAGCGACGGGGTTATCTACACCCCGGAACTGACCTCCTGTCTGGACGGCATCACCCGTGCCTCGGTGATCCAGCTGGCGCACGAGTGCGGTTATACCGTGAAGGAAAAGCGTATCACCCGCGACGAGGTGTACATTGCCGACGAAGCCTTCTTCACCGGCACCGCCGCGGAAGTGCTGCCGATCCGCATGCTGGATGGCCGCACCATCGGCGAAGGTCGCCGCGGGCCGGTGACCAAGCGTCTGCAGCAGCTCTACTTCGATGTGGTTCAGGGCAAGAGCCAGGCACACCTGGGCTGGCTCAGCGATGTGCATGAAACCTGCGCGCAGGTAGCAGCATCGGCCTGA
- a CDS encoding UDP-glucose/GDP-mannose dehydrogenase family protein yields the protein MNVSVFGTGYVGLVQAAVLAEAGHRVTCIDIDENKIERLKQGHIPIFEPGLEPLVKRNNESGNLTFTTDAAEGVAHGELIFIAVGTPPDEDGSADLRYVLTVARTIAEHMDGKKYIINKSTVPVGTADKVREEVTRTLQARDALNLEFDVISNPEFLKEGSAVADCMKPDRIIIGTSENASEQKMRQLYAPFNRNHDKVIVMDVRSAELAKYAANCMLATKISFMNEMAVIADKVGADIESVRQGIGSDPRIGYHFIYPGIGYGGSCFPKDVQALKTTAAQLGLEPMILNAVEDRNHSQKHYLLEKIVQRYGKDLSGKTFALWGLAFKPNTDDMREAPARVLMENLWQMGAKVRAFDPEAMHECERIYGNRDDLQLCGTRDSALSGADALIVATEWQQFKTLDFATVSSSLSEPVVFDGRNLYHPLDMAEAGFDYYCVGRPQQAS from the coding sequence ATGAATGTTTCCGTATTTGGCACCGGTTATGTAGGACTGGTACAAGCGGCCGTGCTGGCCGAAGCCGGCCACCGGGTAACCTGCATCGATATCGACGAAAACAAGATCGAGCGCCTGAAGCAGGGACATATTCCGATCTTCGAGCCGGGCCTGGAGCCACTGGTCAAGCGCAACAATGAATCCGGCAACCTGACCTTCACCACCGACGCCGCCGAGGGCGTGGCCCACGGTGAACTGATTTTCATCGCGGTCGGCACCCCGCCGGATGAAGATGGCTCCGCAGATCTGCGCTACGTACTGACCGTAGCCCGCACCATTGCCGAACATATGGACGGCAAAAAATACATCATCAACAAGTCCACCGTGCCGGTGGGCACCGCGGACAAGGTGCGTGAGGAAGTAACCCGTACCCTGCAGGCGCGCGATGCGCTGAACCTGGAATTTGATGTGATATCCAACCCGGAATTCCTCAAGGAAGGCTCCGCGGTGGCCGACTGCATGAAGCCGGACCGCATCATTATCGGCACCTCGGAAAATGCCTCCGAGCAGAAGATGCGTCAGCTGTACGCACCATTTAACCGCAATCACGACAAGGTCATCGTGATGGATGTGCGCAGCGCGGAGCTGGCCAAGTACGCGGCTAACTGCATGCTCGCCACCAAGATCAGTTTTATGAACGAGATGGCGGTGATTGCCGATAAGGTGGGCGCAGATATCGAATCCGTGCGCCAGGGCATCGGTTCCGACCCGCGTATCGGCTACCATTTCATCTACCCCGGTATCGGTTACGGCGGCTCCTGCTTCCCGAAAGATGTGCAGGCGCTGAAAACCACCGCCGCGCAACTGGGGCTGGAGCCGATGATCCTGAATGCGGTGGAAGACCGCAATCACAGCCAGAAGCACTACCTGCTGGAGAAGATTGTGCAGCGCTACGGCAAGGACCTCTCCGGCAAAACCTTTGCCCTGTGGGGACTGGCGTTCAAACCCAACACCGACGACATGCGTGAAGCACCGGCGCGGGTCCTGATGGAAAACCTGTGGCAGATGGGCGCCAAGGTACGCGCCTTTGACCCGGAAGCCATGCACGAGTGCGAACGCATTTACGGCAACCGCGACGACCTGCAGCTGTGCGGCACCCGCGACAGTGCCCTGTCCGGCGCCGACGCCCTGATCGTGGCCACCGAGTGGCAGCAGTTCAAAACCCTGGACTTTGCTACCGTCAGCAGCAGCCTGAGCGAGCCGGTAGTGTTCGACGGCCGCAACCTGTACCACCCGCTGGATATGGCCGAAGCCGGCTTTGACTACTACTGTGTGGGACGCCCACAGCAGGCAAGCTGA